In one Magallana gigas chromosome 9, xbMagGiga1.1, whole genome shotgun sequence genomic region, the following are encoded:
- the LOC136271487 gene encoding uncharacterized protein: MKKLLHDWAFRNLTIFGKITVVKTLALPILVQCLSVLPDPKSKQFEEIQKIIFNFIWDGKIDKIRRNIMISDKHKGGLKVPHILSFAKSLKLTWVKKCLDPQCKSSWKILIADKLEKWGYSNIWQLRREGLSTAMQVFNNFWQSVMQAWSEIMQHPTTAPSEILRQPLWHNNEILINKQRVCKSHWIKKGIFFINDLINDNGSFLSLENFQDKFNVHTNFLTYNGLISAIPKHWKELIKNVPREEISDCNIEKLRKAQKVSKLFYPIFLSSVAETPVNVKHKWEERMSIDIVENEWEQYFMIPHNVTMNTKLISFQFQILHRILCTNSRLFIFKILDTEMCSFCHETKESISHLFYGCLHARNIWITIQEKLKNLCNIDVCFN; this comes from the coding sequence ATGAAAAAGCTGCTGCATGACTGGGCTTTTAGAAACCTAACAATTTTTGGTAAGATTACTGTTGTCAAAACACTTGCATTACCGATATTAGTACAGTGTTTATCTGTCCTACCGGAcccaaaatcaaaacaatttgaagaaatccaaaaaattatttttaattttatctgggacggtaaaattgataaaatccgCCGAAATATTATGATTAGTGACAAACATAAGGGGGGGTTGAAAGTTCCACATATTCTTTCTTTCGCAAAAAGTCTTAAACTTACGTGGGTCAAAAAATGCTTGGATCCACAATGTAAATCCTCGTGGAAAATTTTAATAGCGGATAAACTTGAGAAGTGGGGATACTCAAATATATGGCAACTTCGGAGAGAAGGCTTGTCGACTGCCATGcaagtttttaataatttttggcaAAGCGTAATGCAAGCCTGGAGCGAAATTATGCAGCATCCTACCACAGCCCCATCAGAAATACTACGCCAGCCACTATGGcacaataatgaaatattaattaataaacaacGTGTTTGTAAATCTCACTGGATCAAAAAGGGGATATTCTTTATCAATGATCTTATCAATGACAACGGCAGTTTTCTTTCTCTCGAAAACTTTCAAGACAAATTCAATGTTCATACtaattttttaacttataaTGGGTTAATATCAGCCATCCCAAAACATTGGAAAGAATTGATAAAGAATGTCCCGAGAGAAGAAATATCTGATTGcaatatagaaaaattaagaaagGCGCAAAAGGTATCAAAACTTTTTTACcctatatttttatcatctgtCGCCGAAACCCCTGTAAATGTAAAACACAAATGGGAAGAAAGAATGTCTATAGATATTGTAGAAAACGAATGGGAGCAATATTTTATGATTCCTCATAATGTCACAATGAACACAAAATTGATAAGTTTCCAAttccaaattttacatagaattctGTGCACTAACTCtcgtttatttatattcaaaatattagatACCGAAATGTGTTCATTTTGCCATGAAACTAAGGAGTCAATAAGTCATCTTTTTTATGGTTGTCTGCATGCACGAAACATTTGGATTACAATACAGGAAAAACTAAAGAACCTGTGCAATATCGATGTGTGTTTTAATTAA